The following are from one region of the Quercus robur chromosome 1, dhQueRobu3.1, whole genome shotgun sequence genome:
- the LOC126690258 gene encoding probable carboxylesterase 6 — protein MRQKRMAAITLDPGLSLKHIGKDDTQHPSAVIEEIEGLIRVYKDGDVERPQIVPFVTSALSLELGVISKDVVIDEFTNIWARFYVPNVCHGKLPLLVYFHGGGFCVGSAAWSCYHEFLARLSAKANCLIMSVNYRLAPENPLPAAYEDGLRALIWLKQQALLGDSEWWSRLCDFSKIFLAGDSAGANIAHNVATRVGSNHGIEAMGLKPLSLKGNILIQPFFGGEVRTPSENYMVQSPRSALSLAASDTYWRLALPAGANRDHSWCNPLSKGSSKLEDIRLLPALVCISEMDILKDRNMEFCTALNIAGKRVEYVMYKGVGHAFQVLSTTQLSQTRTLEMVARIKAFISR, from the coding sequence ATGAGGCAAAAAAGAATGGCAGCCATTACTCTAGATCCAGGTCTAAGCCTAAAACACATTGGCAAAGACGACACTCAACATCCAAGTGCTGTGATTGAGGAAATCGAAGGGCTCATAAGAGTGTACAAAGATGGAGATGTGGAAAGGCCTCAGATTGTTCCATTTGTCACAAGCGCATTGTCTTTGGAGCTTGGAGTGATATCAAAGGATGTTGTCATTGACGAGTTCACAAACATTTGGGCACGTTTCTATGTCCCAAATGTATGCCATGGGAAGCTCCCCTTGCTTGTTTATTTCCATGGAGGCGGATTTTGTGTTGGCTCAGCTGCTTGGAGCTGCTACCATGAGTTTTTAGCAAGGTTATCAGCTAAAGCCAATTGCTTAATCATGTCTGTAAATTATCGTTTGGCCCCTGAGAATCCACTTCCAGCTGCTTATGAAGACGGATTGAGAGCTCTTATTTGGCTAAAGCAACAAGCTTTACTTGGAGATAGTGAATGGTGGTCTAGACTCTGTGATTTCTCTAAAATCTTCCTAGCTGGTGATAGCGCAGGTGCCAATATAGCCCACAATGTGGCCACAAGGGTTGGTTCTAACCATGGAATCGAAGCTATGGGTCTAAAGCCTTTAAGTCTAAAGGGTAATATATTAATACAACCATTTTTTGGTGGAGAGGTCAGGACACCCTCTGAGAACTACATGGTTCAATCCCCTCGTTCAGCACTGAGCTTAGCGGCTTCTGATACATATTGGCGATTGGCTTTGCCGGCTGGGGCTAACCGTGACCATTCATGGTGCAATCCTTTGTCAAAGGGGTCGAGTAAATTGGAGGACATAAGGCTTTTGCCTGCCCTGGTTTGCATATCAGAGATGGATATATTAAAAGATAGAAACATGGAGTTTTGTACTGCTTTGAATATTGCAGGGAAAAGAGTGGAATATGTGATGTATAAAGGAGTTGGGCATGCATTTCAGGTTCTAAGTACGACTCAGCTTTCACAAACAAGAACCCTTGAAATGGTTGCTCGTATCAAGGCCTTCATTAGTcgatga